One part of the Nymphaea colorata isolate Beijing-Zhang1983 chromosome 8, ASM883128v2, whole genome shotgun sequence genome encodes these proteins:
- the LOC116259301 gene encoding fatty acyl-CoA reductase 2, chloroplastic-like, which translates to MFCLGHPSSTSAPTFNFTRLAANQVPVDYSVSFTSPPHLRSSTTPPPASCTINSFPVKSTRPASLVSMVKGKWPSEPKRALVATRAATSMQKERVVAEEEDGPGLGIVEFLKYRNMLITGSTGFLGKLIVEKILRSQPDVGKIFLLIQGPNQEAVNERLKNEIINSDLFKRLKGIYGGSYEAFVLSKLVPIVGHLEEDSLGIDEKLEKDIAEQVDVIVSCGASTRFDERYDVSMNTNTKGASELVKLARTCRKLQVFLHVSTAYVNGTRTGLIKEIPFVLGDSLAREEAMATRSEEIPPILDIGAEVDIINDTLKGLEENKATSRMKELGLKRASIHGWQNVYSFTKAMGEMVIGTMSKDIPTVIVRPTAIGSTLLDPFPGWIQGLRMADPMVVYYGKGQLNMFTAEGKSTLDMVPADMIVNAILAAMVRHGSSGVAGLTIYHIGTSSTNPLRWDEFFNYCYEHYLSFPLIDSQGKAAHMERMKLFDSLAAVTSYLSAGANNACSTAVKGIHLLRKLSVVYEPYTNYKGWFDITNAKKLMKKMSIEERRDFMLNVAAIEWKDYIVNVHIHGLRKHVIKRSS; encoded by the exons ATGTTTTGCTTAGGTCACCCTTCTTCCACGTCTGCTCCCACATTTAACTTTACACGTCTAGCAGCTAACCAAGTGCCTGTAGATTATTCCGTCAGCTTCACCTCCCCTCCCCATCTCCGGTCATCCACTACTCCGCCACCGGCttcatgcaccatcaattcctTCCCTGTCAAAAGCACGCGACCAGCTTCCTTGGTGAGCATGGTCAAGGGAAAGTGGCCATCTGAACCGAAACGAGCTTTGGTGGCGACAAGGGCAGCAACGTCAATGCAGAAGGAGAGAGTGGTGGCTGAAGAGGAGGATGGCCCTGGTCTTGGGATCGTGGAATTCCTCAAATATAGGAACATGCTTATCACAGGGTCAACCGGCTTTCTTGGAAAAT TGATTGTGGAGAAGATACTCCGGAGTCAGCCTGACGTTGGCAAgattttccttctcattcaaGGACCAAACCAAGAGGCTGTTAATGAAAGATTAAAGAACGAA ATAATCAACTCTGATCTCTTCAAGCGTTTGAAGGGAATCTACGGGGGTTCCTACGAAGCTTTTGTGCTAAGCAAGCTGGTCCCGATAGTTGGACATCTTGAGGAGGACTCACTGGGAATTGATGAAAAATTGGAGAAAGATATCGCGGAACAAGTTGACGTAATTGTAAGCTGCGGTGCGAGCACAAGGTTCGATGAAAG GTACGATGTTTCTATGAATACTAACACTAAAGGAGCATCAGAGCTCGTGAAGCTCGCAAGAACATGCAGGAAACTTCAGGTCTTCTTGCATGTCTCCACAG CTTATGTGAATGGAACGAGAACTGGGCTGATAAAGGAAATACCGTTCGTCTTGGGAGATAGCTTAGCAAGGGAGGAAGCCATGGCAACAAGATCTGAGGAAATTCCACCCATCTTGGATATTGGAGCAGAAGTCGACATAATAAACGACACTCTGAAAGGGCTGGAGGAAAACAAGGCAACTTCAAGAATGAAAGAGTTGGGTCTCAAAAG GGCAAGTATCCATGGTTGGCAAAATGTTTATTCTTTCACAAAAGCAATGGGTGAGATGGTGATAGGAACCATGTCAAAAGACATCCCAACAGTCATTGTTCGGCCTACAGCTATAGGTAGCACCCTCCTTGACCCATTTCCGGGGTGGATTCAAGGACTCAG GATGGCAGACCCGATGGTTGTCTATTATGGGAAAGGCCAACTAAACATGTTCACAGCAGAAGGAAAATCGACCCTGGACATG GTGCCAGCAGATATGATTGTGAATGCAATCTTGGCTGCAATGGTAAGGCATGGATCATCAGGTGTTGCTGGGCTGACTATTTATCACATTGGAACAAGTTCCACAAATCCCCTGCGATGGGATGAGTTTTTCAATTACTGTTATGAGCACTATCTTTCCTTTCCGTTGATTGATTCACAAGGAAAAGCTGCCCATATGGAGAGAATGAAGCTCTTCGACTCGCTGGCGGCCGTAACTTCATATTTGTCTGCTGGGGCAAACAACGCCTGCTCAACAGCGGTAAAGGGCATCCACCTTTTAAGGAAGTTATCGGTGGTATATGAACCATATACCAATTACAAAGGATG GTTTGACAttacaaatgcaaaaaaattgatgaagaaaatgtCGATAGAGGAGAGAAGAGACTTCATGTTGAATGTAGCGGCAATTGAATGGAAGGACTACATTGTAAACGTGCACATTCATGGGCTCCGGAAGCATGTTATCAAGCGCTCTTCTTGA
- the LOC116259578 gene encoding fatty acyl-CoA reductase 2, chloroplastic-like — MADRKCTSQSKRDLVVTRAGILTTPKDREVAEEDEEDECGLGIEEFLRDKNMLITGTTGFVGKLLIEKILRSQPDVGKLFLLIQGPNQEAVNKRLRHEIINAEIFKRLKEVHGSSYEAFMLSKLVPIVGHLEEDFLGMEEKVHKDIADNVDVIVSCAANTRFDERYDVALNTNTNGALRLVKLARRCRKLQVFLHVSTAYVNGPRTGLIKERAFSFGDSIAREEAMATHSQEIPPILDIGAEAKRINDALEGWAENTATPRMKELGLERAKIHGWPNVYSFTKAMGEMVIGSMSNDLPTVIVRPTIIGSTIQDPFPGWIQGLRMADPLIVYYGKGQLNLFTAEGKTIVDLVPADMVINAILAALVRHGSSGVAGLNIYQIGTSSINPLRFDELFNHCYEHYLSFPLIDSEGKFVHIEKMKLFDTLADISSYFSIGENGRLKKAKDMHILRKLSVTYEPYTSYKGRFDIANAKKLMKRMSRVERSNFTFDVAAIDWRDYIVNVHIPGLRKHIISGDAS; from the exons ATGGCGGACCGAAAGTGCACATCTCAATCGAAAAGAGATTTGGTCGTCACAAGGGCAGGAATATTGACGACGCCGAAGGATAGGGAGGTGGCtgaagaagacgaagaggaCGAATGTGGTCTAGGGATCGAGGAGTTCCTCCGAGATAAGAACATGCTTATCACAGGAACAACCGGCTTTGTTGGAAAAC TGCTCATAGAGAAGATCCTCCGGAGTCAGCCTGACGTGGGCAAgcttttccttctcattcaaGGGCCAAACCAAGAGGCTGTGAACAAAAGATTAAGACACGAa ATAATCAATGCCGAGATCTTCAAGCGTTTGAAGGAAGTCCACGGGAGTTCTTATGAAGCTTTTATGCTAAGCAAGCTGGTTCCAATAGTTGGACATCTTGAGGAGGACTTTTTGGGAATGGAGGAAAAAGTGCATAAGGATATTGCAGACAACGTCGACGTAATTGTAAGTTGTGCTGCGAACACGAGGTTCGATGAAAG GTATGACGTTGCTCTGAATACAAACACCAATGGGGCGTTGAGGCTGGTAAAGCTTGCAAGAAGATGCAGGAAACTTCAGGTCTTCTTGCATGTCTCCACAG CTTATGTGAATGGACCGAGGACTGGGCTGATAAAGGAAAGGGCATTCTCATTCGGAGACAGCATTGCACGAGAGGAAGCCATGGCAACACATTCTCAGGAAATCCCACCCATCTTGGATATCGGAGCCGAAGCCAAGAGAATAAACGACGCTCTGGAAGGATGGGCAGAAAACACGGCAACTCCAAGGATGAAAGAGTTGGGTCTCGAAAG GGCAAAGATCCACGGTTGGCCAAATGTTTATTCTTTCACAAAAGCGATGGGCGAGATGGTGATCGGAAGCATGTCAAACGACCTCCCAACAGTCATTGTTCGGCCTACCATCATTGGAAGCACAATCCAAGACCCATTCCCGGGGTGGATTCAAGGACTCAG AATGGCAGACCCACTCATTGTCTACTACGGGAAAGGCCAACTTAACCTCTTCACAGCGGAAGGAAAGACTATTGTTGACTTG GTGCCCGCAGACATGGTTATAAACGCAATCTTGGCCGCACTGGTAAGGCACGGATCATCAGGCGTTGCTGGCCTGAATATTTATCAAATTGGGACAAGTTCCATAAACCCCCTGCGATTTGATGAGCTGTTTAATCACTGTTATGAGCACtatctttcctttcctttgatTGATTCAGAAGGAAAATTTGTTCATATAGAAAAGATGAAGCTCTTTGACACACTGGCAGAtatatcttcatatttttccATCGGGGAAAACGGCAGATTGAAAAAGGCAAAAGACATGCACATCTTAAGGAAGCTATCGGTGACATATGAGCCATACACTAGTTATAAAGGAAG GTTTGATATcgcaaatgcaaaaaaattgatgaagagaATGTCGCGAGTGGAGAGAAGCAACTTCACATTTGATGTGGCAGCAATAGACTGGAGGGATTACATTGTCAACGTGCACATTCCTGGTCTACGGAAGCATATCATCAGTGGCGatgcttcatga